In a single window of the Nitrospira sp. genome:
- the mgtE gene encoding magnesium transporter, with protein MVIQSVQKLLRRGAITNLSKMLGRMHPADVAKAVTHLSSPKEKREIFELVRGERKRGQALSELDGESIQQVLADLLHSDIAWLLKDLGPDDVAYILGFLPEERSKEVLALMKTEDSNEVADILRYPKDTAGAIMTTEFFSLPEDSTAQEAIRRLQQATDAEMVFYIYVTDKDDRLVGVLSLRQLLTVPPTTPLKNIMTREAMSVSIDMDQEEVARQVANYNLLAIPVVERDGKLVGIITVDDVVDVIREEATEDMLKMAGAIEEDTASKSSSIAAARLRLPWLFTNLVGSLLSGAILWYFRYTVQEVVAIVSFIPVIAAMGGNVGLQSSTLIIRGLATGSVELTHVWPVFFREAKIGLVMGLACGMTLTLVAWVLHQGFLGMVVGTSLMIAFFVSTSMATIMPILLKRLGVDPAVAAGPFVTTANDITGISIYLTLATLFLEHLR; from the coding sequence CAATCACAAATCTGTCTAAAATGTTGGGGCGTATGCATCCCGCCGATGTGGCCAAGGCGGTGACGCATCTTTCCTCGCCAAAAGAAAAACGGGAAATTTTTGAGCTGGTTCGTGGTGAAAGGAAGCGTGGGCAGGCGCTCAGTGAGCTTGATGGGGAGAGCATTCAACAGGTGCTTGCGGATCTGCTCCACTCCGATATCGCCTGGCTCTTAAAGGATCTCGGCCCTGATGACGTCGCCTATATTCTTGGGTTTCTCCCGGAAGAGCGAAGCAAAGAGGTGCTGGCTCTGATGAAGACGGAGGATTCGAACGAAGTGGCCGATATTCTCCGATACCCCAAAGATACGGCCGGCGCCATTATGACCACGGAATTCTTTTCTCTGCCTGAGGATTCCACGGCACAGGAGGCCATACGTCGTTTGCAACAGGCAACTGATGCGGAAATGGTGTTCTATATCTATGTAACAGATAAGGATGATCGCTTGGTTGGTGTTCTGTCGCTTCGGCAGCTGCTCACAGTGCCTCCCACGACACCGCTAAAAAACATCATGACGCGGGAGGCCATGAGCGTCAGCATTGACATGGATCAGGAAGAGGTGGCGAGGCAGGTAGCCAACTATAACTTATTGGCGATTCCGGTCGTAGAGCGAGATGGAAAGCTTGTGGGAATTATCACGGTTGATGATGTGGTTGATGTCATCCGTGAAGAAGCAACCGAGGACATGTTGAAGATGGCCGGAGCCATTGAAGAGGATACGGCTTCAAAGTCATCAAGCATTGCTGCCGCGAGACTGCGATTGCCGTGGCTGTTTACCAACCTAGTGGGGAGTCTGCTCTCCGGAGCGATCCTTTGGTATTTCCGCTATACGGTTCAAGAGGTTGTGGCCATTGTGAGTTTTATTCCTGTCATCGCGGCGATGGGTGGTAATGTCGGCTTGCAATCATCCACGCTGATCATTCGTGGGTTGGCTACCGGTTCTGTCGAGCTCACTCATGTATGGCCGGTATTTTTTCGTGAAGCAAAGATCGGGCTGGTGATGGGACTGGCGTGCGGGATGACCTTGACGTTGGTCGCGTGGGTGTTGCATCAAGGTTTTCTGGGAATGGTTGTTGGCACTTCGCTGATGATCGCCTTTTTTGTCTCGACCAGTATGGCGACGATTATGCCGATCCTCCTGAAGCGTCTAGGGGTAGATCCTGCTGTCGCGGCTGGCCCTTTTGTGACGACGGCGAATGATATTACGGGTATTTCTATTTATTTGACGTTGGCCACACTGTTCTTAGAGCACCTCCGATGA